A part of Paenibacillus sp. sptzw28 genomic DNA contains:
- a CDS encoding DUF423 domain-containing protein, giving the protein MFSKYGALGAIHALLAVVLGAFAAHGLKARLSEEMLNVFETGVRYHMYHGIGMLLLALAADRLGSTQPIRWAARLMHAGIFLFSGSLYVLSLTDVKWLGAITPLGGVAFIVAWGLAAYALWKSRTD; this is encoded by the coding sequence ATGTTTAGTAAATACGGGGCTCTGGGTGCGATTCACGCGCTGCTGGCGGTTGTGTTAGGAGCTTTTGCGGCGCACGGCCTCAAGGCTCGCCTCAGTGAAGAAATGCTGAATGTGTTCGAGACGGGAGTTCGCTACCATATGTACCATGGGATCGGAATGCTGCTGCTGGCTTTGGCCGCCGACCGGCTGGGCTCCACCCAACCGATACGGTGGGCCGCCCGGCTTATGCATGCCGGAATATTCTTGTTTTCCGGCAGCCTATATGTGTTAAGCTTGACCGATGTGAAATGGCTGGGAGCGATCACCCCGCTCGGCGGAGTCGCTTTTATCGTTGCCTGGGGTCTTGCAGCCTATGCGCTTTGGAAATCAAGAACCGATTAA
- a CDS encoding MFS transporter, producing MLAGIKTFFSNLKIQLGPRAWHNFCYDAGASVLFSFFNVVFNQFYIPMAIREGATNMQVGLLSAAPAIGLLFSPLWAAWIERSNPKLFMIVPNLIGRALILLPAFFGAPVVYVAVALVFQLLMGVQAPAYASLIIRMYPQEHRGKLMGNVRVIMGVLMIPFAYVVGRWTDAAGPAGPLIFASAAGVLSILVFIKVRAKKTAPAKLTAVRRASFKDQLQLVKNNPELGIFFLACTLAGFGNILAGPLYQIIQVDRLELSNVQIGIARVTYYACLLTAYLIVGFVIDRLSAKHTIIFGFGAFAIVPLLYAIMGNFPAVLIGSGIQGVGDAIWDIGILAYVFRLAPGREAVVFGLHLMLFGVRGTIAPLLSTYLSGSLPMPSLLLGASLFGWAGLLIFVLHWKGRQQPQQPAPGS from the coding sequence ATGCTGGCTGGCATAAAAACATTTTTCTCCAATTTAAAAATTCAATTGGGACCTCGCGCATGGCATAATTTTTGTTATGATGCAGGGGCGTCCGTACTATTCAGCTTTTTTAATGTTGTATTCAATCAGTTTTATATTCCGATGGCCATCAGGGAAGGGGCTACGAATATGCAGGTCGGCCTGTTATCGGCTGCACCGGCCATCGGTCTGCTGTTCTCCCCGTTGTGGGCCGCATGGATTGAGCGGTCGAATCCGAAGCTGTTCATGATCGTTCCGAACCTCATTGGAAGGGCGCTTATCCTGCTTCCCGCATTTTTTGGCGCCCCTGTCGTTTACGTTGCTGTGGCACTGGTCTTTCAACTGCTGATGGGCGTTCAGGCGCCCGCCTACGCATCACTCATTATTCGCATGTATCCTCAGGAGCATCGAGGCAAATTGATGGGCAACGTCCGTGTCATAATGGGCGTATTGATGATTCCTTTCGCCTATGTCGTCGGAAGGTGGACGGATGCTGCCGGACCGGCGGGACCGCTCATATTCGCCTCAGCCGCCGGTGTACTGTCTATCCTTGTTTTTATCAAGGTAAGGGCGAAGAAGACGGCTCCTGCCAAGTTGACTGCCGTAAGACGGGCGTCGTTCAAGGACCAGCTTCAGCTTGTCAAAAACAATCCGGAGCTGGGGATCTTTTTTCTCGCCTGCACCCTTGCCGGATTTGGAAATATATTGGCTGGACCGCTCTATCAAATTATCCAGGTCGACCGGCTGGAGCTGAGCAATGTGCAGATCGGAATAGCCAGGGTTACCTACTACGCTTGCCTGCTGACGGCTTACTTGATCGTCGGCTTTGTCATCGACCGGTTATCTGCGAAGCATACTATTATTTTCGGTTTCGGCGCGTTCGCAATCGTTCCGTTGTTATATGCTATTATGGGTAATTTTCCGGCGGTCCTGATCGGCAGCGGGATTCAGGGGGTGGGAGACGCTATTTGGGATATCGGCATTCTCGCGTATGTGTTCCGCCTTGCCCCGGGACGCGAGGCTGTCGTCTTCGGCCTCCATCTGATGCTGTTCGGCGTTCGCGGTACGATCGCGCCTCTGCTCAGCACATATTTGTCGGGCTCTCTTCCTATGCCGAGCCTGCTGCTTGGAGCATCCTTGTTCGGCTGGGCAGGCCTGCTTATCTTCGTGCTTCATTGGAAAGGAAGACAACAGCCGCAGCAGCCGGCTCCCGGTAGTTAG
- the yhbH gene encoding sporulation protein YhbH, translated as MTEPLFTVSKEDWSLHRKGYLDQTRHQEKIREAIKRNLPDIVSDESIILSDGRKTVKVPIKSIDEYRFVYNHGKKQHVGQGDGESQVGDVLGVDPQAAKEAGKGQGAGNQPGEDWVETEISMDHLEDLLFEELELPNLEQKQKENLETTDIVFQDVRRKGIMSNIDKKRTLIENLRRNASAGRSAIAGISPDDLRFKTWQEVIKPHSNAVVLALMDTSGSMGSFEKYVARSFFFWMTRFLRRKYEHVEIVFIAHHTEAKEVTEEDFFTRGESGGTICSSAYQKALEIIDSRYSSAYWNIYPFHFSDGDNLTSDNEKCVRLIEELMKRANMFGYGEVNQYNRSSTLMNAYKHIGNKKFLYSIIREKGEVYKALKTFFSDQSVRA; from the coding sequence ATGACAGAGCCTCTGTTTACCGTCTCGAAGGAGGATTGGTCCCTTCACCGCAAAGGTTATCTGGACCAAACGCGTCACCAAGAGAAAATTCGCGAGGCAATCAAACGGAATCTGCCCGATATCGTGTCAGACGAAAGTATCATATTATCCGATGGCCGGAAGACGGTCAAGGTCCCGATCAAGAGCATCGACGAGTACCGTTTTGTTTACAATCACGGCAAGAAGCAGCACGTCGGACAAGGCGACGGCGAATCACAGGTCGGCGATGTGCTCGGGGTGGATCCGCAGGCGGCGAAAGAAGCAGGAAAAGGACAGGGAGCGGGCAATCAGCCCGGCGAAGACTGGGTAGAGACTGAAATCAGCATGGACCATCTGGAGGATTTGCTGTTCGAGGAGCTGGAGCTGCCGAATCTGGAACAAAAGCAGAAGGAGAACCTTGAGACCACTGACATTGTTTTTCAAGATGTCCGAAGAAAAGGGATTATGTCCAACATCGATAAAAAACGTACCCTGATTGAAAATTTGCGTCGTAATGCCAGCGCCGGCAGGTCTGCAATCGCGGGGATTTCCCCCGACGATCTGCGGTTCAAGACTTGGCAGGAAGTCATAAAACCCCATTCCAATGCCGTAGTGCTGGCGCTTATGGACACCTCGGGAAGTATGGGCTCTTTCGAGAAATATGTAGCGCGCAGCTTCTTCTTCTGGATGACCAGATTTTTGCGGCGTAAATACGAGCATGTGGAAATCGTCTTCATCGCCCATCACACTGAAGCGAAGGAAGTGACGGAAGAAGACTTCTTCACGAGGGGTGAGAGCGGCGGTACGATCTGCTCATCGGCTTATCAGAAGGCTCTTGAAATAATAGACAGCCGGTATTCTTCCGCCTATTGGAACATATATCCTTTTCATTTCTCCGACGGCGACAATCTCACCTCTGATAATGAGAAGTGCGTACGGCTGATCGAGGAATTGATGAAACGGGCCAATATGTTCGGCTACGGCGAGGTTAACCAGTACAACCGGAGCAGTACGTTGATGAACGCGTACAAACACATCGGAAACAAAAAGTTTCTGTATTCGATCATTCGCGAGAAAGGTGAAGTGTATAAAGCGCTCAAGACCTTTTTCTCCGATCAATCCGTCAGAGCTTAA
- a CDS encoding DUF2157 domain-containing protein, protein MSRKWLEHEGRTWIEKGIITSDQHRRLIQLYPEQKRAVGIIPILGSILVGLGILSFTAANWQDIPELVRLIMIGLVLVLFYAAGGVYYRKGQERLGIALLSIGLITFGAGIVLVAQMFHLVAYDTTSFIVWGCAGLLLTYLYPSRFLFLLSLLIMTWSQWYSVVEFNNFSYFTFAVTVLGFGYYWRNRQNALLAWCLALSFTAQSLMMVTVNDWPFTWFFLPVWLLYSLMDWNKERRSVYPFQAVPLVAAYLFNLFIVLFWDEGHVESSSFYEDIAAQPLIYGLSLLILLGISLAGKQRYKRLESAPDWMLALPFFYLTSGMDVVYLIILSLFSLYLLWRGYAEEWRLKINLGTLLFLCSTMAAYFKLTWGFMDKSVFFILGGIMLLALSWFLNRRKQKFLADIEEENSHELQ, encoded by the coding sequence ATGAGCAGAAAGTGGCTTGAACATGAAGGCCGGACCTGGATCGAGAAGGGCATCATCACGAGCGACCAACACCGCCGTCTTATTCAGTTGTATCCGGAGCAGAAACGCGCTGTCGGAATCATCCCCATACTCGGCAGCATTCTGGTCGGTCTGGGAATACTCAGCTTCACGGCTGCGAACTGGCAGGACATTCCTGAGCTTGTCCGTCTTATTATGATCGGGCTTGTCCTGGTCTTATTCTACGCAGCAGGCGGCGTCTATTACAGAAAAGGCCAAGAGAGACTTGGCATTGCCCTGCTGAGCATCGGTCTGATTACGTTTGGCGCCGGAATTGTACTGGTCGCGCAAATGTTTCATCTCGTCGCCTACGACACCACCTCGTTTATCGTGTGGGGCTGTGCCGGACTGCTGCTAACTTACTTATATCCCAGCCGTTTTTTATTTCTCCTGAGCCTGCTGATAATGACCTGGTCGCAGTGGTACAGCGTAGTAGAATTCAATAATTTCAGCTATTTCACCTTTGCGGTTACTGTTCTCGGCTTCGGTTATTACTGGCGAAACAGGCAGAATGCACTGCTTGCATGGTGTTTGGCACTCAGCTTTACGGCGCAGTCGCTGATGATGGTTACCGTGAACGATTGGCCCTTTACATGGTTCTTCCTTCCTGTTTGGCTGTTATATTCCTTAATGGATTGGAACAAGGAACGAAGGTCAGTCTATCCGTTTCAGGCTGTGCCGCTGGTAGCCGCTTATTTGTTCAATCTGTTCATCGTACTGTTCTGGGATGAGGGACATGTCGAATCATCAAGCTTCTATGAGGATATTGCGGCGCAGCCGCTCATCTACGGTTTGAGCCTGCTCATACTGCTTGGCATCTCCTTGGCCGGCAAACAGCGGTACAAGCGCTTGGAATCAGCGCCCGATTGGATGCTTGCGCTCCCATTCTTCTATCTTACATCCGGCATGGATGTCGTCTATTTGATCATCTTATCCTTATTCTCATTGTACCTTCTGTGGCGGGGCTACGCGGAGGAATGGCGGCTGAAAATCAATCTCGGCACCTTGTTGTTCCTGTGCAGCACGATGGCGGCATATTTCAAGCTGACATGGGGTTTTATGGACAAGTCCGTCTTTTTCATCCTGGGCGGAATTATGCTGCTCGCACTCAGCTGGTTCTTAAACCGCCGCAAGCAGAAATTTCTGGCGGATATAGAGGAGGAGAACAGCCATGAACTTCAATAA
- a CDS encoding GDYXXLXY domain-containing protein, whose product MNFNKALRHRSTLLILLVAAQLLFLTGIACYHYAIGWFGKDIRIQTVPVDPRDYLYGDYVRLNYRINRIGENLWKGPGRKPESGDTVYVVLESKQPSGIYEATAAYPFNPPASPQEAVLKGRISYLDNREIFIQYGLEKYYVEENTGKKLEEQAANLIVKVKVAPWGSAVIEELELQ is encoded by the coding sequence ATGAACTTCAATAAAGCGCTCCGTCACCGAAGTACACTGCTGATCCTGCTTGTCGCAGCACAACTGCTGTTTCTTACGGGAATCGCCTGTTACCATTATGCAATCGGCTGGTTCGGCAAGGACATCCGGATCCAGACCGTGCCCGTCGATCCCAGAGATTATCTTTACGGCGATTACGTCCGCTTGAATTATAGAATTAACCGGATCGGGGAAAATCTGTGGAAAGGACCCGGGCGGAAGCCCGAGTCCGGCGACACCGTCTACGTAGTGCTTGAAAGCAAACAGCCAAGCGGCATTTACGAAGCAACAGCCGCTTATCCATTTAATCCGCCTGCCTCGCCGCAGGAAGCCGTTCTTAAAGGACGGATCAGCTACCTGGATAATCGGGAGATTTTCATTCAATATGGATTGGAAAAATATTATGTGGAAGAAAATACGGGCAAAAAGCTGGAAGAGCAGGCCGCTAATTTGATTGTCAAGGTCAAAGTGGCGCCGTGGGGAAGCGCTGTTATCGAAGAACTTGAGCTGCAGTAA
- a CDS encoding recombinase family protein, which translates to MQQNKIKCAIYTRVSTGRQGDSIENQVSQCEEYISRLGDQYDRSDIIVYRDEAVSGYYTSVFDRAEMKQAIIDARNDRFKLLIFKEISRVGRDKQENPAIIGMFEQYGVRVLAINDNYDSLNKDNITFDILSVLSEQESKKISARVSSARKQRARRGQWGGEPPIGFRVNRETQRLEVDPELKHIPVLVFDLYVHKGWGTFKVAEYLNRQGFRTKKGNRWSRESVNKLIRNQAYIGNVVYGTRRNRLHREYDESGRMTKKKIQIRVDKKDWQVVQDAHEAVVDKDTFLAAERMMQSRSHNRSPRRAYHPLTGILFCGMCGAGMVCQKRSSNGKEYRYYICKTYHKFGRRVCPQANVNANALEQSILNIIRGRLNRIPDELLMITADKEGDIQRLRSDIKVKRQRREKGSREQISLFGQRELFDEETYRRQMFELKRQAHLLEEELAGLEQQIEGLCQEGAAPGSLKHYAAEFKRLELGGHECTRLLLHDLIKRVTLTGDRLVIEYAVDFNR; encoded by the coding sequence GTGCAGCAGAATAAAATAAAATGCGCCATCTATACCCGCGTCAGCACCGGGCGGCAGGGAGATTCGATCGAGAACCAGGTAAGCCAGTGCGAGGAATATATCAGCCGGCTCGGAGATCAATATGACCGCTCCGACATTATTGTTTACCGCGATGAGGCTGTATCCGGTTATTATACGAGCGTGTTTGACCGAGCGGAGATGAAACAGGCGATTATCGATGCCAGAAATGACCGGTTCAAGCTGCTTATATTTAAGGAAATAAGCCGCGTTGGCCGTGACAAGCAAGAGAATCCGGCCATTATCGGAATGTTCGAGCAGTATGGCGTGAGAGTCCTCGCAATCAACGATAACTATGATTCGCTTAATAAAGACAATATCACCTTTGACATCTTATCGGTTCTATCCGAACAGGAAAGTAAAAAAATTTCCGCACGGGTCAGCAGCGCGCGCAAGCAGAGAGCCCGGCGCGGGCAGTGGGGCGGGGAGCCCCCGATCGGCTTCAGGGTCAACCGGGAGACCCAAAGGCTGGAGGTCGATCCCGAATTGAAGCATATCCCCGTCCTTGTATTCGATCTTTATGTGCATAAGGGCTGGGGGACGTTTAAGGTGGCGGAGTATTTAAACCGGCAGGGCTTTCGGACCAAGAAAGGCAACCGGTGGAGCCGGGAAAGCGTCAATAAACTGATCCGCAATCAAGCTTATATCGGCAATGTCGTCTATGGAACGCGAAGGAACCGGCTTCACAGGGAATATGACGAGAGCGGGAGAATGACAAAGAAGAAAATCCAGATAAGAGTGGATAAGAAGGACTGGCAGGTCGTTCAGGACGCTCATGAAGCAGTGGTCGATAAGGATACCTTTCTCGCAGCTGAGCGGATGATGCAGTCGAGAAGCCACAACCGGTCGCCGCGGCGGGCCTATCATCCGTTAACGGGCATTTTGTTTTGCGGAATGTGCGGTGCAGGTATGGTATGTCAGAAGCGGTCGTCAAACGGGAAGGAATACCGCTACTACATTTGCAAGACTTATCACAAGTTCGGCCGGCGCGTTTGCCCTCAAGCCAATGTAAATGCGAATGCGCTGGAACAATCGATCTTGAATATAATCCGAGGCCGGCTGAACCGGATTCCCGATGAATTGTTGATGATAACCGCCGATAAGGAAGGGGACATCCAGAGGCTTCGTTCCGATATCAAGGTGAAGCGGCAGCGAAGAGAGAAGGGGAGCAGGGAGCAGATAAGCCTTTTTGGGCAGAGAGAGCTGTTCGACGAAGAGACCTACCGGCGGCAAATGTTTGAACTGAAGCGGCAGGCTCATCTTTTGGAGGAAGAGCTTGCCGGCTTGGAGCAGCAAATAGAAGGCTTATGCCAGGAGGGCGCGGCCCCCGGCTCCTTGAAGCATTATGCAGCGGAGTTCAAACGCCTGGAGCTGGGCGGCCATGAATGCACAAGATTATTATTGCATGATCTGATCAAGCGGGTTACGCTGACCGGTGACCGCTTGGTAATCGAATATGCTGTTGATTTTAACCGATAA
- a CDS encoding LTA synthase family protein yields the protein MKPFIFFTLILLLKSALAYFVIFDGGLSWTILITEIPFIWLMFCLIEMFATKRKLGFYMAANFIVTAVMFAVIMYYKYYGVIVTYHALGQVTQVTAVKSSVFSLLDPYYLLIFLDIIVLGFIVFRKKTAQAWKTISSKKANRKAVTALFTVSLGLCFFSIYPNRASMNEIVKAEDMGILNYEFYTLLAGNNQELTDINVITQEAINKEKNIEEPASPHYWNAAAGKNVIILQLEAFQTFLVGLTIDGKEITPNLNKLARENFYFPNFFQQVGQGNTSDAEFVVNTSFLIPPKGAASQVYANKAIPSLPKLLSKQGYRTATFHTNSVEFWNRKELYEALGFDRYYDQEFFGQDDTVFFGPSDEELYGKTAEELEKMGHDGVPFYAQVISMTAHHPFTIPERKYKMTLPDRYEGTFVGDYIRAQNYADYTMGLFIDDLKKRGIWDNSILVVYGDHLGLPIYSLNRDDKELMQEIYGREYGYADMLNIPLVITSPDVTKPAVMTQIGGQSDIMPTIANLTGVSLKDHIYFGQDLLNQSSNLLPERYYLPSGSFIADHSLFVSGAGYEDGSHHPLQGLGNSDSKASLDEYNRALKLLHLSDSYVSQLPDRD from the coding sequence ATGAAACCATTCATCTTTTTTACGCTCATTCTACTTTTGAAAAGTGCCTTGGCTTATTTCGTGATTTTCGACGGTGGCCTGTCCTGGACAATATTGATAACGGAAATTCCATTTATATGGCTAATGTTTTGTCTCATAGAAATGTTTGCCACCAAACGGAAGCTCGGTTTTTATATGGCAGCCAATTTTATCGTGACCGCCGTTATGTTCGCAGTCATTATGTATTACAAATACTACGGTGTCATCGTCACCTATCACGCTCTTGGGCAGGTCACCCAGGTGACAGCGGTGAAGAGCAGCGTATTTTCGCTCCTTGATCCGTATTATCTTCTCATATTTCTGGACATTATCGTCCTCGGTTTTATCGTGTTCAGGAAGAAAACGGCTCAAGCCTGGAAAACGATCAGCTCAAAGAAAGCAAACAGAAAAGCGGTTACAGCTCTATTTACGGTCTCTCTCGGACTTTGTTTTTTCAGTATTTATCCTAATCGTGCGAGCATGAACGAAATCGTTAAAGCGGAAGATATGGGCATACTCAACTATGAATTTTACACTCTGCTAGCCGGTAACAATCAAGAATTAACCGATATAAATGTGATTACTCAGGAAGCGATCAACAAGGAAAAGAATATTGAAGAGCCGGCTTCACCGCACTACTGGAATGCTGCGGCCGGAAAAAATGTCATTATCCTGCAGCTCGAGGCATTCCAAACCTTCCTGGTCGGCCTTACAATTGACGGCAAGGAAATTACGCCGAATTTGAATAAGCTGGCACGAGAGAACTTCTATTTCCCAAACTTCTTCCAGCAGGTCGGGCAGGGCAACACCTCCGACGCCGAATTCGTAGTAAACACATCCTTTCTGATTCCGCCGAAAGGCGCCGCCTCTCAGGTATATGCGAATAAAGCGATTCCGAGCCTTCCAAAGCTTCTGTCAAAACAAGGCTACCGGACGGCCACCTTTCATACGAACTCGGTGGAGTTTTGGAACCGCAAGGAGCTTTATGAAGCGCTTGGCTTCGACCGTTATTATGACCAGGAGTTCTTTGGCCAGGACGATACGGTGTTCTTCGGGCCTTCCGATGAAGAGCTGTATGGGAAAACGGCTGAAGAGCTGGAGAAAATGGGACATGACGGGGTACCGTTTTATGCGCAGGTCATTTCAATGACGGCCCATCACCCGTTCACGATACCGGAGAGAAAGTATAAAATGACTCTTCCGGACCGGTATGAGGGCACATTCGTCGGCGACTATATCCGTGCGCAAAACTATGCGGATTATACGATGGGATTGTTCATCGACGATCTGAAAAAGCGCGGAATTTGGGATAACAGCATACTGGTCGTTTACGGCGATCATCTCGGGCTCCCCATCTATTCGCTGAACCGCGACGATAAGGAGTTAATGCAAGAGATATACGGCCGCGAGTACGGATATGCGGATATGCTGAACATTCCTCTCGTAATTACCTCACCCGATGTGACGAAACCGGCTGTTATGACCCAAATCGGAGGCCAATCGGACATTATGCCGACTATTGCGAATTTAACCGGGGTTTCGCTAAAGGATCATATTTATTTTGGACAGGATCTGCTGAATCAATCGTCAAACTTACTGCCTGAACGCTATTATTTGCCTTCTGGCTCGTTCATAGCCGACCATTCCCTGTTTGTATCGGGAGCCGGCTATGAGGATGGCTCCCATCACCCGCTGCAGGGACTCGGAAATTCGGATTCCAAAGCCTCACTGGACGAATACAATCGGGCGCTTAAGCTGCTCCATCTGTCAGACAGCTATGTAAGTCAGCTTCCCGACCGCGACTGA